One part of the Vogesella sp. LIG4 genome encodes these proteins:
- a CDS encoding YihY family inner membrane protein, which produces MSLSVPTVFGFAVFIRNRLAQQRVLQVAGSLTFTTLLALVPLLTIALTMMSAFPVFSDYSTRFKVMLLSTLVPEFAGKVITVYMRQFADNAEKLTAAGIVMLGVTSLMLMSTVERTFNSIWGVRRARPWLQQGMVYWTVLTLGPLVLGGGLLGWRLLFKTTRIEHTMPLLAETLQALGSIGLTMLVLGLLFRIVPNRYVPMRHAMLGGLVTAVLLEVTKLVFGFYIGEVANYQLVYGAFASLPILLLWLFCLWLVVLVGAVLTASFSYWEGRAWRRRLEPRRRFLDAVEVLVMLDRAQDAGQALRPEDLRREVKVGYDELGSVLDKLALAGYVQKGGNDGWVLLKRAEGISLADVFRLFVYRPELNAEDDDIAAGVEQLLQPTMGELAQFSVAEFARRVGRK; this is translated from the coding sequence GTGTCCCTTTCCGTCCCCACCGTGTTCGGCTTTGCCGTGTTCATCCGCAACCGCCTGGCGCAGCAGCGCGTGCTGCAGGTAGCGGGCAGCCTGACCTTTACCACCCTGCTGGCGCTGGTGCCGCTGCTCACCATCGCGCTGACGATGATGTCGGCGTTCCCGGTGTTTTCCGACTACAGCACCCGCTTCAAGGTGATGCTGCTGTCCACGCTGGTGCCGGAGTTCGCCGGCAAGGTGATTACCGTCTACATGCGCCAGTTTGCCGACAATGCCGAAAAGCTCACCGCCGCCGGCATCGTGATGCTGGGGGTGACCTCGCTGATGCTGATGTCCACGGTGGAGCGCACCTTCAACAGCATCTGGGGCGTGCGCCGCGCGCGGCCGTGGCTGCAGCAGGGCATGGTGTACTGGACGGTGCTGACGCTGGGGCCGCTGGTGCTGGGCGGCGGCCTGCTGGGCTGGCGGCTGCTGTTCAAGACCACCCGCATCGAGCACACCATGCCGCTGCTGGCGGAAACCCTGCAGGCGCTGGGCAGCATCGGCCTCACCATGCTGGTGCTGGGCCTGTTGTTCCGCATCGTGCCCAACCGCTACGTGCCGATGCGCCACGCCATGCTGGGCGGGCTGGTGACCGCGGTGCTGCTGGAGGTGACCAAGCTGGTGTTCGGTTTCTATATCGGCGAGGTGGCCAACTACCAGCTGGTGTACGGCGCCTTCGCCAGCCTGCCCATCCTGCTGCTGTGGCTGTTCTGCCTGTGGCTGGTGGTGCTGGTGGGCGCGGTGCTCACCGCTTCGTTCTCCTACTGGGAAGGCCGCGCCTGGCGCCGCCGGCTGGAGCCGCGCCGCCGCTTCCTGGATGCGGTGGAGGTGCTGGTGATGCTGGACCGCGCGCAGGATGCCGGCCAGGCCTTGCGCCCGGAAGACCTGCGCCGCGAGGTGAAGGTGGGCTACGACGAGCTGGGTAGCGTGCTGGACAAGCTGGCGCTGGCCGGCTACGTGCAGAAGGGCGGCAACGATGGCTGGGTGCTGCTCAAGCGGGCGGAGGGGATTTCCCTGGCCGATGTGTTCCGCCTGTTCGTCTACCGCCCGGAGCTGAATGCCGAGGATGACGATATCGCCGCCGGCGTGGAGCAGCTGCTGCAGCCCACCATGGGCGAGCTGGCTCAGTTCAGCGTGGCGGAGTTTGCGCGCCGGGTAGGGCGGAAGTAG
- a CDS encoding iron ABC transporter permease encodes MPEPSSVSLPGANAAANTPRRGVLAVCASRHARPAPWLLAAALLVALLALLPLGFVFGVSLQTGWDTIHQLLFRPRVGELLVNTLLLVVITVPLCTVLGVLLAWLTERTTLPGRRWWSALAVAPIAVPAFVHSYAWISLLPGMHGLAAGVLISVIAYFPFLYLPVAATLRRLDPALEDMAASLGLRPWAIFCRVVLPQLRLAIAGGALLVGLHLLAEYGLYAMIRFDTFTTAIFDQFQSTFSGPAANMLAGVLALNCLLLLLLESLARGKARYARVGSGSARMAAPHRLSPATRLLALLLHAAVALLTLGVPLFTLGRWLAIGGIGAWPMDAILPALGQTLLLACAGAALTTVAAVPVAWLSIRHPGRLNRLLEGCNYITSALPGIVVALALVTVTIHWARPIYQTVVTVLLAYLLMFLPRALVSLRAGIAQAPVELENAARSLGLSPARALWRVTLRLAAPGAAAGAAMVFLAITTELTATLLLSPSGTRTLATGFWSLSSEIDYVAATPYAVIMVLLSMPLTWLLYHQSRRAAGR; translated from the coding sequence ATGCCCGAGCCATCCTCTGTTTCGCTGCCCGGCGCCAACGCTGCGGCCAACACCCCGCGTCGCGGGGTTTTGGCCGTCTGTGCCAGCCGACACGCCAGGCCGGCCCCCTGGCTGCTGGCCGCGGCCCTGCTGGTCGCCCTCTTGGCGCTGCTGCCGCTGGGTTTCGTGTTCGGCGTCTCCCTGCAAACCGGCTGGGACACCATCCACCAGCTGCTGTTCCGCCCGCGGGTGGGAGAACTGCTGGTCAACACCCTGCTGCTGGTCGTCATCACCGTGCCACTGTGCACTGTGCTGGGGGTGCTGCTTGCCTGGCTGACGGAAAGAACCACTCTGCCGGGCCGTCGCTGGTGGTCGGCTCTGGCGGTGGCACCCATCGCCGTGCCGGCCTTCGTGCACAGCTATGCCTGGATCAGCCTGCTGCCCGGCATGCACGGCCTGGCAGCCGGCGTGCTGATCTCGGTGATTGCCTACTTTCCCTTCCTGTACCTGCCGGTGGCGGCCACGCTACGCCGCCTCGACCCCGCGCTGGAAGACATGGCCGCCTCGCTGGGTCTGCGGCCATGGGCCATTTTCTGCCGCGTGGTACTGCCGCAGCTGCGGCTGGCCATCGCCGGCGGCGCGCTGCTGGTAGGGCTGCACCTGCTGGCGGAGTACGGCCTGTATGCCATGATCCGCTTTGATACCTTCACCACCGCCATCTTCGACCAGTTCCAGTCCACCTTCAGCGGGCCTGCGGCCAACATGCTGGCCGGGGTGCTGGCACTGAACTGCCTGCTGCTGCTGTTGCTGGAGTCGCTGGCCCGCGGCAAGGCGCGCTATGCCCGGGTGGGGAGCGGCAGTGCGCGCATGGCCGCCCCGCACCGGCTGTCGCCGGCCACCCGCCTGCTGGCGCTGCTGCTGCATGCCGCCGTCGCCCTGCTTACCCTGGGTGTACCGCTGTTCACCCTGGGGCGCTGGCTGGCCATCGGCGGCATCGGCGCCTGGCCGATGGATGCCATCCTGCCGGCACTGGGGCAGACCCTGCTGCTGGCCTGTGCCGGCGCCGCGCTCACCACCGTGGCCGCCGTGCCCGTGGCCTGGCTGTCGATACGCCACCCCGGCCGGCTCAACCGCCTGCTGGAAGGCTGCAACTACATCACCAGCGCCCTGCCCGGCATCGTGGTGGCGCTGGCGCTGGTCACCGTGACCATCCACTGGGCACGGCCCATCTACCAGACCGTGGTCACCGTGCTGCTGGCCTATCTGCTGATGTTCCTGCCACGCGCACTGGTAAGCCTGCGGGCCGGCATTGCGCAGGCGCCGGTGGAGCTGGAGAACGCCGCCAGAAGCCTGGGCCTGTCCCCGGCCCGTGCGCTGTGGCGCGTCACCCTGCGCCTGGCCGCGCCGGGCGCCGCTGCCGGCGCGGCCATGGTGTTCCTGGCCATCACCACCGAGCTGACGGCTACCCTGCTGCTCTCCCCCAGCGGCACCCGCACGCTGGCCACCGGCTTCTGGTCGCTGAGCAGCGAAATCGACTACGTTGCAGCCACCCCCTACGCGGTCATCATGGTCTTGCTGTCCATGCCGCTGACCTGGCTGCTCTACCACCAATCACGACGGGCTGCAGGCCGATGA
- a CDS encoding DUF3025 domain-containing protein — translation MRMVAQGCLPTAFSSWQPHPLYRSLAPWREAAQFADWPGQAEYDALLAHARACGQPLPATLRFACDLAPELYYEMHIGSSGEVPTRTQNWHDWFGALAWLSWPQSKLALNNRHVRAIERGEVGRGPFRDAATLLDECGVIVPVSDETLAQALRDMDWQTLFVGRAADWGQRIDSHVLGHALFEQGLAMHIGWCGKALLLPVAEEFFRLDYWQRQQALDARLAALLADDGWLARPRELLPLPLLGMPGWWPQQDAAFYGNRDYFRPTRRANSATLN, via the coding sequence ATGCGCATGGTCGCCCAGGGCTGCCTGCCCACCGCTTTCAGCAGCTGGCAGCCGCACCCGCTGTACCGCAGCCTGGCGCCGTGGCGCGAGGCTGCGCAGTTTGCCGACTGGCCAGGCCAGGCCGAGTACGACGCGCTGCTGGCGCATGCCCGTGCTTGCGGCCAACCTTTGCCCGCGACACTGCGCTTTGCCTGCGACCTGGCGCCGGAACTGTACTACGAGATGCATATCGGCAGCAGCGGCGAAGTACCCACCCGCACGCAGAACTGGCATGACTGGTTCGGCGCGCTGGCCTGGTTGTCGTGGCCGCAGAGCAAGCTGGCGCTGAATAACCGCCACGTGCGCGCCATCGAACGTGGCGAAGTTGGCCGCGGGCCGTTCCGCGACGCGGCCACGCTGCTGGATGAATGCGGAGTGATCGTGCCGGTAAGCGACGAGACGCTGGCACAGGCGCTGCGCGACATGGACTGGCAGACGCTGTTCGTCGGCCGCGCCGCGGACTGGGGGCAGCGCATCGACAGCCACGTGCTGGGCCATGCGCTGTTCGAGCAGGGGCTGGCGATGCACATCGGCTGGTGCGGCAAGGCATTGCTGCTGCCGGTGGCAGAGGAATTCTTCCGGCTGGACTACTGGCAGCGCCAGCAGGCGCTGGATGCGCGCCTGGCGGCCCTGCTGGCCGACGACGGCTGGCTTGCCCGCCCGCGCGAGCTGCTACCGCTGCCGCTGCTGGGCATGCCCGGCTGGTGGCCGCAGCAGGATGCCGCCTTCTACGGCAACCGCGACTACTTCCGCCCTACCCGGCGCGCAAACTCCGCCACGCTGAACTGA
- a CDS encoding iron ABC transporter substrate-binding protein, which produces MTLFPSRSSRTALAAAALVALFSAKAALADDGIVVYNAQHENLTQAWVDGFTRETGIKVTLRNGGDSELGNQIVQEGKASPADVFLTENSPAMALVDNAGLLAQLPADTLAQVPATFRPAHGKWTGIAARSTVFVYNKDKLKPAELPKSLQELADAKWAGRWGASPSGADFQAIVSAMLELKGEPATLAWLKGMKANFTAYKGNSTVLKAVNAGQIDGGVIYHYYSFVDQSKTGENSKNTALHYFKRQDPGAFVSLSGGGVLASSKHKEQAQAFVKWITGKQGQAVLRTGNSFEYAVGVGAASNAKLVPLKELDAPRVEPSRLNGKKVIDLMMQAGLL; this is translated from the coding sequence ATGACCCTTTTCCCGTCCCGCTCCTCCCGCACCGCCCTTGCCGCGGCCGCACTTGTCGCCCTGTTCTCGGCCAAGGCTGCGCTGGCAGACGATGGCATCGTCGTCTACAACGCCCAGCATGAAAACCTGACCCAGGCCTGGGTGGACGGCTTTACCCGCGAAACCGGCATCAAGGTGACGCTGCGCAATGGCGGCGACAGCGAGCTTGGGAACCAGATCGTGCAGGAAGGCAAGGCCTCGCCGGCCGATGTGTTCCTGACCGAGAACTCGCCGGCCATGGCGCTGGTGGACAATGCCGGCCTGCTGGCACAGCTGCCGGCCGACACCCTGGCCCAGGTACCGGCCACCTTCCGCCCTGCCCACGGCAAGTGGACCGGCATCGCCGCCCGCTCCACCGTCTTCGTCTACAACAAGGACAAGCTCAAGCCGGCGGAGCTGCCCAAGTCGCTGCAGGAGTTGGCCGATGCCAAGTGGGCCGGGCGCTGGGGCGCCTCGCCCAGCGGTGCGGACTTCCAGGCCATCGTCAGCGCCATGCTGGAGCTGAAGGGCGAGCCGGCAACGCTGGCATGGCTCAAGGGCATGAAGGCCAACTTCACCGCCTACAAGGGCAACAGCACCGTGCTCAAGGCGGTAAACGCCGGCCAGATCGATGGCGGCGTGATCTACCACTACTACAGCTTCGTGGATCAATCCAAGACCGGTGAAAACAGCAAGAACACAGCCCTGCACTACTTCAAGCGCCAGGACCCGGGTGCCTTCGTCAGCCTGTCCGGCGGTGGCGTGCTGGCATCCAGCAAGCACAAGGAGCAGGCGCAGGCGTTCGTGAAATGGATCACCGGCAAGCAGGGGCAGGCGGTACTGCGTACCGGCAATTCGTTTGAATATGCCGTGGGCGTGGGCGCGGCCTCCAACGCCAAACTGGTGCCGCTGAAAGAGCTGGACGCCCCCCGGGTGGAGCCGTCGCGCCTGAACGGCAAGAAGGTGATCGACCTGATGATGCAGGCAGGGCTGCTGTAA
- a CDS encoding ABC transporter ATP-binding protein, which translates to MSTLEISQLGKWYAATPAVDAVSLQVAAGSRTAIVGPSGSGKTTLLRMIAGFEFPDAGSIRLDGSILADERGAVPAHQRGIGYVPQDGALFPHLTVADNIGFGLPGRARDKLPRVRELLERVALDQAMLKRWPHELSGGQQQRVALARALAQQPRLMLLDEPFSALDTGLRAEMRKTVSQLLAAAGITTILVTHDQAEALSFAHQLAVMRRGRLVQAGSPAELYRYPADEDTALFLGEAVILPASIEHGRAHCVLGALPTRDTAPTGAARIMLRPEQLQIRPLPAQAAAESGCLGTVTEVDFGGHSSLLGIRLQAGDGATPLLQVKYSGLATPQPGSTVQISVDGQAHVLA; encoded by the coding sequence ATGAGCACTCTTGAAATAAGCCAACTGGGCAAATGGTATGCCGCTACACCGGCGGTGGATGCAGTCAGCCTGCAAGTTGCCGCCGGCAGCCGCACCGCCATCGTCGGGCCATCCGGCTCCGGCAAGACCACGCTGCTGCGCATGATTGCCGGCTTCGAATTCCCCGACGCCGGCAGCATCCGGCTGGATGGCAGCATCCTGGCCGATGAGCGCGGCGCCGTACCGGCACACCAGCGCGGCATCGGCTACGTGCCGCAGGATGGCGCGCTGTTTCCGCACCTGACGGTGGCGGACAACATCGGCTTCGGCCTGCCGGGTCGGGCCCGCGACAAGCTGCCCCGCGTCCGGGAGCTGCTGGAACGGGTGGCGCTGGACCAGGCCATGCTCAAACGTTGGCCGCATGAGCTGTCCGGCGGCCAGCAGCAGCGGGTGGCACTGGCGCGTGCGCTGGCACAGCAACCGCGGCTGATGCTGCTGGATGAGCCGTTTTCCGCGCTGGACACCGGGCTGCGCGCCGAGATGCGCAAGACGGTATCGCAGCTGCTGGCCGCGGCCGGCATCACCACCATCCTTGTCACCCACGACCAGGCCGAGGCGCTGTCCTTCGCCCACCAGCTGGCCGTCATGCGCCGGGGCCGCCTGGTACAGGCCGGCAGCCCGGCCGAGCTGTACCGCTACCCGGCAGACGAAGACACCGCGCTGTTCCTGGGCGAGGCCGTCATCCTGCCGGCCAGCATCGAGCACGGCCGGGCGCACTGCGTGCTGGGCGCGCTACCCACCCGCGATACCGCGCCAACCGGCGCCGCCCGCATCATGCTGCGGCCGGAGCAATTGCAGATCCGCCCGCTGCCCGCGCAAGCCGCCGCGGAAAGCGGCTGCCTGGGCACGGTGACGGAGGTGGACTTTGGCGGCCACAGCAGCCTGCTGGGCATCCGCCTGCAGGCTGGCGACGGCGCCACGCCCCTGCTGCAGGTAAAATACAGCGGTCTTGCCACCCCGCAGCCCGGCAGCACGGTACAGATCAGCGTCGACGGCCAGGCCCACGTGCTGGCCTAG
- a CDS encoding MFS transporter, with protein sequence MRDIRQLGSWRMLMIWVLGFASGLPLALSGTAMQAWLTVDGIDVATIGFLSLVGLPYTFKFLWAPLMDRFEPPLFGRRRGWLVLTQLGLAAALLAMSALSPARDVQGFALLAVLLAFLSASQDVVIDAYRTDVVTPEQRGLASSLGVFGYRLAMVLSGGIAMVWADPLNGGGWSWNGIYRLMALIMLLLAGLSLLLLPPVPKDSVAPQSDARNDLKGFAALLLVVVIGYQFTTHLVAPLADRVLSPLFPLAVSQPHSASQGAVQAVAQTVPPAANPASTATGNKMQAGKAAAARPAVAPKKKWVDLLSLLIGVAFTVPLAWWAARRAKFETLNRSLGNFFSMEAAGSFLALIILYKLGDAFAGALTTTFLLKGVGFAQAEIGVVNKVIGIWLTIVGALLGGTLMLRLGLYRALLGFGVFQMFSNLGFWLVAVSGKGAWGGFTLPAFDWIIVALKESTQVDYLLLFAVALENLASGMGTAAFVAFLMALCNHRFTATQFALLSAFAAIGRVWVGPLSGVLTESIGWPAFFLFATASAAPGLIMLMRLKTRVMALDIARA encoded by the coding sequence ATGCGCGATATCCGACAGCTGGGCAGCTGGCGCATGCTGATGATCTGGGTACTGGGCTTTGCCAGCGGCTTGCCGCTGGCGCTGTCCGGCACCGCCATGCAGGCCTGGCTGACAGTGGACGGCATCGACGTGGCCACCATCGGCTTTCTGAGCCTGGTGGGGCTGCCGTATACCTTCAAGTTCCTGTGGGCGCCGCTGATGGACCGCTTCGAGCCGCCGCTGTTCGGCCGCCGCCGCGGCTGGCTGGTGCTCACCCAGCTTGGTCTCGCCGCCGCGCTGCTGGCGATGTCGGCGCTGTCGCCGGCGCGCGACGTGCAGGGCTTTGCCTTGCTGGCGGTGCTGCTGGCCTTTCTGTCCGCCTCGCAGGACGTGGTGATCGACGCCTACCGCACCGACGTGGTGACGCCGGAGCAGCGCGGGCTGGCGTCCTCGCTAGGGGTGTTCGGCTACCGGCTGGCCATGGTGCTGTCCGGTGGCATCGCCATGGTGTGGGCCGACCCGCTCAATGGCGGCGGCTGGAGCTGGAACGGCATCTACCGGCTGATGGCGCTGATCATGCTGCTGCTGGCCGGGCTGTCGCTGCTGCTGTTGCCGCCGGTGCCCAAGGACAGCGTGGCGCCGCAAAGCGATGCGCGCAACGACCTGAAAGGCTTTGCCGCGCTGCTGCTGGTGGTGGTGATCGGCTACCAGTTCACCACCCATCTGGTGGCGCCGCTGGCGGATCGCGTGCTGTCGCCGCTGTTCCCGCTGGCGGTGAGCCAGCCGCACTCCGCCAGCCAGGGTGCAGTGCAGGCCGTGGCACAAACGGTGCCGCCTGCGGCCAACCCTGCAAGCACTGCGACCGGCAACAAGATGCAGGCCGGCAAGGCGGCAGCCGCCAGACCGGCGGTAGCGCCCAAGAAGAAATGGGTGGATCTGCTGTCGCTGCTGATCGGCGTGGCGTTTACCGTGCCGCTGGCGTGGTGGGCGGCGCGGCGGGCGAAGTTCGAAACCCTCAACCGCTCGCTGGGCAACTTCTTCAGCATGGAAGCGGCCGGCTCCTTCCTGGCGCTGATCATCCTCTACAAGCTGGGCGATGCCTTCGCCGGCGCGCTCACTACTACCTTTCTGCTTAAGGGCGTGGGCTTTGCCCAGGCCGAAATCGGCGTGGTGAACAAGGTGATCGGCATCTGGCTCACCATTGTCGGCGCGCTGCTGGGCGGCACGCTGATGCTGCGGCTGGGGCTGTATCGTGCGCTGCTGGGCTTTGGCGTGTTCCAGATGTTCTCCAACCTCGGCTTCTGGCTGGTGGCGGTGTCCGGCAAGGGCGCCTGGGGCGGCTTCACCCTGCCGGCCTTCGACTGGATCATCGTGGCGCTGAAGGAAAGCACCCAGGTGGACTACCTGCTGCTGTTCGCGGTGGCGCTGGAGAATCTGGCCAGCGGCATGGGCACCGCGGCTTTCGTCGCCTTCCTGATGGCGCTGTGCAACCACCGCTTTACCGCCACCCAGTTCGCGCTGCTGTCGGCCTTCGCCGCCATCGGCCGGGTGTGGGTGGGGCCGCTGTCCGGCGTGCTGACCGAAAGCATAGGCTGGCCGGCGTTCTTCCTGTTCGCCACCGCCTCCGCCGCGCCGGGGCTGATCATGCTGATGCGGCTGAAGACGCGGGTGATGGCGCTGGATATCGCCCGGGCCTGA
- the msrP gene encoding protein-methionine-sulfoxide reductase catalytic subunit MsrP, protein MLIRHPSDILPSDITPRSVYLNRRQFMVGAAGLLLPASALASLPARKSPFSTTEQPNSRSDITSYNNYYEFGTSKDEPAMYAGKLKTRPWNIVVDGEVEKPRSFGIEELLKYPQEERIYRLRCVEGWSMVIPWIGFPLASLLAQVRPTSKAKYVAFETALHPGEMPGVARRVLDWPYREGLRIDEAMQPLTILAVGLYGDVLPNQNGAPIRLVVPWKYGFKSIKAITRIRLVEKQPLTSWNQAAPDEYGFYSNVNPAVDHPRWSQATERRIGEFLKRKTLPFNGYGAQVAQLYRGMDLVKNF, encoded by the coding sequence ATGCTGATTCGCCACCCTTCCGACATCCTGCCGTCGGATATCACCCCCCGCAGCGTTTACCTCAACCGCCGCCAGTTCATGGTTGGCGCCGCCGGCCTGCTGCTGCCGGCCAGTGCGCTGGCAAGCCTGCCGGCCAGGAAAAGCCCGTTCTCCACCACCGAGCAGCCCAACAGCCGCAGCGATATCACCAGCTACAACAACTACTACGAGTTCGGCACCAGCAAGGATGAGCCGGCAATGTACGCCGGCAAGCTCAAGACGCGGCCGTGGAACATCGTGGTGGATGGCGAGGTGGAAAAGCCGCGCAGCTTCGGCATCGAGGAGCTGCTGAAGTACCCGCAGGAGGAGCGCATCTACCGGCTGCGCTGCGTGGAAGGCTGGAGCATGGTGATTCCGTGGATAGGCTTTCCGCTGGCCAGCCTGCTGGCGCAGGTGCGGCCAACCTCCAAAGCCAAGTACGTGGCGTTCGAAACCGCGCTGCACCCGGGCGAGATGCCGGGCGTGGCGCGGCGGGTGCTGGACTGGCCGTACCGCGAGGGGCTGCGCATCGATGAAGCGATGCAGCCGCTCACCATCCTGGCGGTGGGCCTGTACGGCGACGTGCTGCCCAACCAGAACGGCGCGCCGATCCGCCTGGTGGTGCCGTGGAAGTACGGTTTCAAGAGCATCAAGGCCATCACCCGCATCCGGCTGGTGGAAAAGCAGCCGTTGACCAGCTGGAACCAGGCGGCACCGGACGAGTACGGCTTCTACTCCAACGTCAACCCGGCGGTGGACCACCCGCGCTGGAGCCAGGCTACCGAGCGGCGCATCGGCGAGTTCCTCAAGCGCAAGACGCTGCCGTTCAACGGTTACGGCGCGCAGGTGGCACAGCTGTACCGAGGCATGGATCTGGTAAAGAACTTTTGA
- a CDS encoding homoserine O-acetyltransferase: protein MPNNASSVGIVSAQRALFETPLELASGMTLPGYELVFETYGELNAERSNAILICHALSGHHHVAGRYSADDKAAGWWDNMIGPGKPIDTNRFFVVGVNNLGGCHGSTGPSSIDPATGQPWGSRFPVMTVPDWVTSQARLADRLGVGRWAAVIGGSLGGMQALQWSIAYPERIAHAMVIASAPKLSAQNIAFNDVARQAILTDPDFCGGDFYAVGTIPRRGLRLARMLGHITYLSDDGMGEKFGRMLRSGEYKFGYDVEFEIESYLRYQGDKFSDYFDANTYLLMTKALDYFDPAKDYDGDLVAALKKASASFLVASFTSDWRFSPERSRETVKALIAAGKRVSYGEIESVHGHDAFLMTDQPYVELMRAYLNRVAEEVNA from the coding sequence ATGCCCAATAACGCATCTTCCGTCGGTATCGTCAGCGCGCAGCGCGCGCTGTTCGAGACACCGCTGGAGCTGGCCAGCGGGATGACGCTGCCCGGCTACGAGCTGGTGTTTGAAACCTATGGCGAACTGAACGCCGAGCGCAGCAATGCCATCCTGATCTGCCACGCGCTGTCCGGCCACCACCACGTTGCCGGCCGCTACAGCGCCGACGACAAGGCCGCCGGCTGGTGGGACAACATGATCGGCCCCGGCAAGCCCATCGATACCAACCGCTTCTTCGTGGTGGGCGTCAACAACCTGGGCGGCTGCCACGGCAGCACTGGCCCGTCCAGCATCGACCCGGCCACCGGCCAGCCATGGGGCTCGCGCTTCCCGGTGATGACGGTGCCGGACTGGGTTACCTCGCAGGCGCGCCTCGCCGACCGGCTGGGCGTCGGCCGCTGGGCGGCGGTGATCGGCGGCAGCCTGGGCGGCATGCAGGCGCTGCAGTGGAGCATCGCCTACCCGGAACGCATCGCCCACGCAATGGTGATCGCCTCGGCGCCCAAGCTGTCGGCGCAGAACATCGCCTTCAACGACGTGGCGCGGCAGGCCATTCTCACCGACCCGGATTTCTGCGGCGGCGACTTCTACGCCGTTGGCACCATTCCGCGCCGCGGCCTGCGCCTGGCGCGCATGCTGGGCCACATCACCTACCTGTCGGACGACGGCATGGGCGAGAAATTCGGCCGCATGCTGCGCTCCGGCGAATACAAGTTCGGCTACGACGTGGAGTTCGAGATCGAGAGCTACCTGCGCTACCAGGGCGACAAGTTCTCCGACTACTTCGACGCCAACACCTACCTGCTGATGACCAAGGCGCTGGATTACTTCGACCCGGCCAAGGACTACGACGGCGACCTGGTGGCGGCGCTGAAAAAGGCCAGCGCCAGCTTCCTGGTGGCCAGCTTCACCAGCGACTGGCGCTTCTCGCCGGAGCGCTCGCGCGAAACGGTGAAGGCGCTGATCGCCGCCGGCAAGCGCGTCAGCTACGGCGAGATCGAATCGGTGCACGGCCATGACGCCTTCCTGATGACCGATCAGCCCTATGTGGAGCTGATGCGTGCCTACCTGAACCGCGTGGCCGAGGAGGTGAACGCATGA
- the wrbA gene encoding NAD(P)H:quinone oxidoreductase has product MQDILVLYYSQHGATRELARLIARGIDSVEGCRARLRTVPKVSTVCEATAPAVPDNGAPYVERQDLADCSGLALGSPTRFGNMAASLKYFLDGTAAEWMQGTLAGKPACVFTSSSSQHGGQESTLLSMMIPLLHHGMLIMGLPFTEPALSHTRSGGTPYGPSHVAGSQHAPISEDEKKLAIAQGKRLAEAAKRLAANG; this is encoded by the coding sequence ATGCAGGATATTCTGGTGCTCTATTACAGCCAGCACGGCGCCACCCGCGAGCTGGCGCGGCTGATCGCCCGCGGCATCGACAGCGTGGAAGGCTGCCGCGCCCGCCTGCGCACCGTGCCCAAGGTCTCCACCGTGTGCGAGGCCACCGCGCCGGCGGTGCCGGACAACGGCGCCCCCTATGTGGAAAGGCAGGACCTGGCCGACTGCAGCGGCCTGGCGCTGGGCAGCCCCACCCGCTTCGGCAACATGGCCGCCTCGCTGAAGTACTTCCTTGACGGCACCGCGGCGGAGTGGATGCAGGGCACCCTGGCCGGCAAGCCGGCCTGCGTGTTCACCAGCAGCAGCAGCCAGCACGGCGGCCAGGAATCCACGCTGCTGTCGATGATGATCCCGCTGCTGCACCACGGCATGCTGATCATGGGCCTACCGTTCACCGAGCCGGCGCTGAGCCACACCCGCAGTGGCGGCACCCCCTACGGCCCCAGCCACGTGGCCGGCAGTCAGCATGCGCCGATCAGCGAGGACGAAAAGAAACTGGCCATCGCCCAGGGCAAACGCCTGGCCGAGGCCGCGAAAAGGTTGGCCGCAAACGGCTGA
- the metW gene encoding methionine biosynthesis protein MetW: MSFFDSLRPDLQLIADWIPPGSRVLDLGCGEGELLAWLQHNKQINGYGVDFDVNNVVSCVKAGVNAIQGDLEAGLAEFEDQRFDHVVLSQTIQAMRHTEEILLEMLRVGREAIVTFPNFGYWQNRWQIMLGRMPVSDDMPYQWYNTPNIHWCMLGDFDALCAKNRIRVLERVVMTHGRQVNVLPNLRGSLAFYRVSRG, translated from the coding sequence ATGAGCTTTTTCGATTCCCTGCGCCCCGACCTGCAACTGATCGCCGACTGGATTCCGCCAGGCAGCCGCGTGCTGGATCTGGGCTGTGGCGAGGGCGAACTGCTGGCCTGGCTGCAGCACAACAAGCAGATCAACGGCTATGGCGTGGATTTCGACGTGAACAACGTGGTGAGCTGCGTGAAGGCCGGCGTCAACGCCATCCAGGGTGACCTGGAGGCCGGCCTCGCCGAGTTCGAGGACCAGCGCTTCGACCACGTGGTGCTGTCGCAGACCATCCAGGCCATGCGCCATACCGAGGAAATCCTGCTGGAGATGCTGCGGGTTGGCCGCGAAGCCATCGTGACCTTCCCCAACTTCGGCTACTGGCAGAACCGCTGGCAGATCATGCTCGGGCGCATGCCGGTGTCCGACGACATGCCCTACCAGTGGTACAACACCCCCAATATCCACTGGTGTATGCTCGGCGACTTTGACGCGCTGTGCGCCAAGAACCGCATCCGCGTGCTGGAGCGGGTGGTGATGACGCATGGCCGGCAGGTGAATGTCCTGCCCAATCTGCGCGGCAGCCTGGCGTTCTACCGCGTCAGCCGCGGCTGA